One genomic region from Thermoleptolyngbya sichuanensis A183 encodes:
- a CDS encoding class I SAM-dependent methyltransferase codes for MILEPAQRRKLDETDDALFYDYPRFVTHVDDRFIQQLTDLYRERLKPDTRILDMMSSWVSHLPEEMTFAHVEGHGMNAEELARNPRLDHYFVQNLNQNQLLPLPDQSFDAVLNTVSVQYLQRPEAVFAEIYRILKPGGLAIVSFSNRMFFQKAIQAWVEASEPQRVKLVKRYFEQIPGFGKIETIARQPSVPPFLQMLGMGGGDPFYAVMAERVS; via the coding sequence ATGATTCTGGAACCTGCCCAGCGGCGCAAGCTTGACGAAACAGACGATGCGCTGTTCTATGACTATCCGCGTTTCGTGACCCATGTAGACGACAGGTTTATTCAGCAGTTGACCGATCTGTACCGGGAACGGCTGAAGCCGGATACTCGCATCCTGGACATGATGAGTAGCTGGGTGTCTCATTTGCCAGAGGAGATGACCTTCGCCCATGTGGAGGGTCACGGCATGAACGCGGAGGAGTTGGCGCGAAATCCCCGGCTTGATCACTACTTTGTGCAGAATCTGAACCAGAATCAGCTTTTGCCGCTGCCCGATCAGTCCTTTGATGCGGTGCTAAATACGGTGTCGGTGCAGTATTTACAGCGACCGGAGGCCGTGTTTGCCGAAATCTATCGCATCCTGAAACCCGGTGGCCTTGCTATCGTCAGCTTTTCTAACCGGATGTTTTTCCAGAAGGCAATTCAGGCGTGGGTAGAAGCATCGGAACCGCAGCGGGTAAAACTGGTAAAGCGCTACTTCGAGCAGATTCCTGGCTTTGGCAAGATTGAGACGATTGCTCGTCAGCCGTCAGTGCCCCCGTTTCTGCAAATGCTGGGTATGGGCGGGGGCGATCCGTTTTATGCGGTGATGGCTGAGCGAGTGAGCTAG
- a CDS encoding 2-phosphosulfolactate phosphatase family protein, translating to MNLFVFHTPELIPSGKTPDCAIAIDVLRATSTMATALNAGAEAVQVFSDLNELMRVSESWAPEKRIRAGERGGAKVEGFDFGNSPLDCTPEVVTGRRLFISTTNGTRALTSIQSAETVIAAALVNRQAVVDYLLARRPETVWLVGSGWEGSFSLEDTVCAGAIAHRLQVELGVPLEDLAGNDELISAVSLYSQWQDRLLELLHHATHGKRLLRLHCHEDLKYCSQTDLLNVLPIQREPGVLVKHESLIGVAG from the coding sequence GTGAATCTGTTCGTTTTCCACACACCGGAACTGATTCCTTCCGGCAAAACGCCTGACTGTGCAATCGCCATCGACGTACTCCGGGCGACCAGCACCATGGCCACCGCACTCAACGCTGGAGCCGAAGCGGTTCAGGTGTTTAGCGACCTCAACGAGCTGATGCGGGTGAGCGAATCTTGGGCCCCTGAGAAGCGGATTCGGGCGGGAGAACGGGGCGGCGCAAAGGTAGAAGGGTTTGACTTTGGCAACTCGCCGCTGGACTGCACGCCAGAGGTGGTGACGGGGCGACGACTGTTCATCAGCACCACGAATGGCACTCGTGCGCTGACCTCGATCCAGTCTGCCGAAACGGTGATCGCCGCTGCACTGGTCAACCGTCAGGCTGTTGTAGATTATCTGCTGGCTCGCCGCCCCGAAACCGTGTGGCTGGTCGGCTCTGGCTGGGAAGGGTCATTTTCACTAGAGGATACGGTCTGTGCGGGGGCGATCGCCCATCGATTGCAGGTCGAACTCGGCGTTCCGCTAGAAGACCTCGCGGGCAACGACGAACTGATCAGCGCAGTGAGTCTCTACAGCCAGTGGCAAGATCGTCTGCTGGAACTCCTGCACCACGCCACCCACGGCAAACGCCTGCTGCGCCTGCACTGCCACGAAGATTTGAAATACTGCTCCCAAACGGATCTGCTGAATGTGCTACCCATCCAGCGGGAGCCAGGAGTATTGGTGAAGCATGAAAGCTTGATTGGGGTTGCGGGGTAG
- a CDS encoding putative 2-dehydropantoate 2-reductase — translation MDTASGLTYAVLGTGALGGYYGACLQKAGLEVHYLLRSDFDLVQRQGLVIESPDGDFALPQVNAYRRSPDMPRCDVVIVALKTTQNHLLPDLLPPVVKDDGVVLVLQNGLGVEAEAAAIAGPERVLGGLCFLCSNKVGPGRIRHLDYKKISMGEYSAAGEAVGITDRMRRIAADFERADIPIELAEDLVLARWKKLMWNIPFNGLSVVLNATTQDMMANPDARSLAEALMEEVMKGAAAQGRAIAPEFVQTMLDHTAKMKPYRTSMKIDYDEKRPLEVEAMYGNPLRAAQAVGARLPQIQTLYQQLRFLDAQNRGL, via the coding sequence ATGGATACGGCTTCAGGATTGACCTACGCCGTCTTGGGCACGGGGGCGCTGGGCGGCTACTATGGCGCGTGTTTGCAAAAAGCAGGGCTAGAGGTTCACTACTTATTGCGGAGCGACTTTGACCTGGTGCAGCGGCAAGGGCTGGTGATTGAGTCGCCGGATGGGGATTTTGCGCTGCCGCAGGTGAATGCCTATCGGCGATCGCCCGATATGCCGCGCTGCGATGTCGTAATTGTGGCGCTGAAGACGACCCAAAATCACCTGCTGCCAGACCTGCTGCCGCCTGTGGTGAAGGATGATGGCGTGGTGCTGGTGCTGCAAAACGGGCTGGGGGTAGAGGCTGAGGCAGCGGCGATCGCCGGCCCAGAGCGCGTTCTGGGTGGGCTGTGTTTCCTGTGTTCCAACAAAGTTGGGCCGGGGCGCATTCGCCACCTGGACTATAAAAAAATTTCGATGGGTGAATACAGCGCGGCGGGGGAGGCAGTGGGCATTACCGACCGAATGCGGCGGATCGCGGCAGACTTTGAGCGGGCAGACATTCCCATTGAACTGGCTGAGGATTTGGTGCTGGCCCGCTGGAAAAAGCTGATGTGGAACATTCCCTTTAACGGGCTATCCGTGGTGCTGAATGCGACGACGCAGGACATGATGGCCAACCCTGATGCGCGATCGCTCGCCGAGGCGCTGATGGAGGAAGTGATGAAAGGGGCAGCGGCGCAGGGACGGGCGATCGCCCCAGAATTCGTACAGACCATGCTGGATCACACGGCAAAAATGAAGCCCTATCGCACCAGCATGAAGATCGACTACGACGAAAAGCGCCCGCTGGAAGTAGAAGCAATGTATGGCAATCCGCTGCGGGCGGCTCAGGCGGTGGGGGCCCGCTTGCCTCAGATTCAAACGCTATATCAACAACTGCGGTTTCTAGACGCGCAGAATCGGGGCTTGTAG
- the gloB gene encoding hydroxyacylglutathione hydrolase encodes MQIHRLPALSDNYIFVLYFPDTHQAAVVDPAEAEPVLNCLFSLDAQLVAILNTHHHRDHVGGNLALLQRFPDAVVYGGAEDRERIPGQQQFLKEGDRIVLGDRPADVLFVPGHTRAHIAYYFPPASSQHPGDLFCGDTLFAGGCGRLFEGTPTQMVHSLSKLRALPDNTNIWCAHEYTLKNLQFALSVDPENQALGLRYQETLRQRQLQQPTVPSLLEVEKQTNPFLRWDTPELQAAMNTADPVQSFARLRGKKDMW; translated from the coding sequence ATGCAAATCCATCGTCTTCCAGCCCTATCGGACAATTACATCTTTGTGCTGTATTTCCCTGATACGCATCAAGCGGCCGTTGTCGATCCTGCGGAAGCAGAGCCAGTCTTGAACTGTTTGTTCAGCCTGGATGCTCAGCTTGTGGCAATTCTGAATACGCATCACCACCGAGATCACGTCGGGGGAAACCTGGCACTGTTGCAGCGCTTTCCCGATGCAGTGGTCTACGGTGGCGCAGAAGATCGGGAACGGATTCCAGGACAGCAGCAATTTCTAAAGGAGGGCGATCGTATTGTATTGGGCGATCGCCCAGCCGATGTCCTCTTCGTTCCCGGCCACACCCGCGCTCACATTGCCTACTACTTTCCACCCGCTAGCTCACAGCATCCAGGCGATCTGTTCTGTGGAGATACCCTGTTCGCAGGCGGCTGCGGGCGTTTATTTGAAGGCACTCCCACTCAAATGGTGCACTCTCTGTCCAAACTCCGTGCCTTGCCAGACAACACAAATATCTGGTGCGCTCATGAATACACGCTGAAGAATCTTCAGTTTGCGCTCTCGGTCGATCCCGAAAATCAGGCTTTAGGTCTGCGCTACCAGGAAACGCTCCGCCAGCGACAGCTTCAACAGCCCACAGTGCCATCACTCCTAGAAGTCGAAAAACAAACCAATCCCTTTCTGCGATGGGATACACCCGAACTCCAGGCAGCCATGAACACAGCAGACCCCGTGCAAAGCTTTGCTCGCTTACGAGGAAAAAAGGATATGTGGTAA
- a CDS encoding ABC transporter ATP-binding protein, with protein MVYGEGAEQFQALSNINLEIPAGSIQLLMGPSGSGKTTLLSILAGILTPSGGSVRLLGQEITAMSRSQLSQFRLQNIGFIFQGFNLFPALTALENIELALEMKGIRGKAARHEALSLLEAVGLGSRAKNLPKNLSGGQKQRVAIARALAGNPPLIMADEPTAALDSTSGHAVIDLLSTLAKERGRTVLIVTHDPRIMDVADRVLYLEDGRLK; from the coding sequence ATGGTGTACGGAGAAGGAGCCGAGCAGTTTCAAGCACTCAGTAACATTAACCTAGAAATTCCTGCAGGCAGCATCCAGCTCTTGATGGGGCCGTCCGGCTCTGGCAAAACGACGCTGCTCTCGATCCTGGCAGGCATCCTGACTCCTTCAGGCGGCAGTGTTCGTCTGCTAGGTCAGGAAATTACTGCAATGTCGCGATCGCAGCTTTCGCAATTTCGCCTGCAAAACATCGGTTTCATCTTTCAGGGCTTTAACCTGTTTCCAGCGCTGACGGCCCTAGAGAATATCGAACTGGCACTGGAGATGAAGGGCATTCGCGGCAAGGCGGCCCGCCATGAGGCATTGTCGCTGCTGGAAGCCGTAGGTCTGGGCAGTCGCGCCAAAAACCTGCCCAAGAACCTCTCTGGCGGACAGAAACAGCGAGTGGCGATCGCCCGCGCCCTGGCCGGAAACCCGCCGCTGATTATGGCAGACGAACCCACGGCAGCCCTCGACTCTACTAGCGGACACGCCGTGATCGATCTGCTCAGCACTCTCGCCAAAGAGCGGGGACGCACCGTTCTCATCGTGACGCACGATCCTCGAATTATGGACGTTGCTGACCGAGTGCTGTATCTGGAAGACGGACGACTGAAATAG
- a CDS encoding PP2C family protein-serine/threonine phosphatase — MTTVPVPRQPSQSPDLPGGTPAPDITPVFALKELVSRLNREHNKVQDLLSSLGFALRSFTNLNQFLELTPLIASRVTDADGGALILFRPNGQLRLERIHCQDGHNCQTIRKALETATLQLTASSPTAGTALVPSADLTAALDYQVNRHLGADVQMFGTAILSKNEERGRLYVFSYDPNYEWTETRQKLVRLVADQTAVAIATDELTVELRKKERLDRELEIGEEIQRQLLPRQCPQIEGLELAARCKNANRVGGDYYDFIPVNYDQVRARKGTLSNCNRWSITIGDVMGKGVPAGLIMTMLRGMLRAEVLNGHQPSRILQHLNHVMYADLENSNRFVTLFYSEYNTETQVLSYSNAAHNPPLLWQAATGKITRLDTLGMLIGLDVDTQYFDAQVQLAPGDTIIYFTDGFTDAASPNGDRYDEENLVKDVEYACQTYGNPQEILEYLFGQVQQFVGAGRDATDDMTLIVMRVKPN, encoded by the coding sequence ATGACCACTGTTCCCGTTCCACGACAGCCTTCACAATCGCCTGATTTGCCTGGCGGCACGCCCGCGCCAGACATCACGCCTGTGTTTGCGCTGAAGGAGCTCGTGTCTCGGCTGAACCGGGAACATAACAAAGTCCAAGATTTGCTGAGTTCTCTGGGGTTTGCGCTGCGAAGCTTTACCAATCTCAATCAATTTTTAGAGCTAACCCCGCTGATTGCCAGTCGAGTGACCGATGCCGACGGGGGCGCACTGATTCTATTTCGCCCCAACGGGCAATTACGCCTTGAGCGAATTCACTGCCAGGATGGACACAATTGCCAGACCATTCGCAAGGCCTTGGAAACGGCGACGCTACAGCTTACGGCTTCGTCCCCCACTGCGGGAACTGCGCTGGTTCCATCAGCCGATTTGACGGCGGCCCTCGACTATCAGGTTAATCGCCACTTGGGCGCAGACGTGCAGATGTTTGGCACGGCAATTTTGTCTAAAAACGAGGAGCGGGGGCGGCTCTATGTCTTCAGCTATGACCCGAACTATGAGTGGACAGAGACGCGGCAGAAGCTGGTGAGGCTGGTGGCGGATCAGACTGCGGTGGCGATCGCCACAGACGAACTCACTGTCGAACTCCGCAAAAAAGAGCGCCTAGATCGAGAGCTAGAAATTGGCGAAGAAATCCAGCGGCAGCTTTTGCCCCGCCAGTGCCCCCAAATCGAAGGACTGGAATTGGCAGCCCGCTGCAAAAACGCCAACCGCGTCGGCGGCGACTATTACGACTTCATCCCGGTGAACTATGACCAGGTACGCGCCAGAAAGGGCACGCTGAGCAACTGCAACCGCTGGAGCATTACAATCGGCGACGTGATGGGCAAGGGCGTTCCGGCTGGGCTGATTATGACCATGCTGCGGGGAATGTTGCGGGCAGAAGTGCTGAACGGACACCAGCCCTCGCGGATTTTGCAGCACTTGAACCACGTCATGTACGCGGATTTAGAAAACTCTAACCGCTTTGTGACGCTGTTTTATTCCGAATACAACACTGAAACCCAGGTCTTGTCCTACAGCAACGCTGCCCACAACCCGCCGCTGCTGTGGCAAGCCGCGACAGGCAAAATCACCCGGCTAGACACGCTGGGAATGCTGATTGGGCTGGATGTGGATACGCAGTATTTCGACGCGCAGGTGCAACTGGCTCCGGGTGATACAATCATTTACTTCACTGACGGATTTACTGATGCGGCTAGCCCGAATGGCGATCGCTACGATGAAGAAAACCTGGTGAAAGATGTCGAGTATGCTTGCCAAACCTACGGCAACCCGCAAGAAATTTTGGAATACCTGTTTGGGCAGGTGCAGCAGTTTGTCGGGGCGGGGCGCGACGCAACTGACGACATGACGTTAATTGTGATGCGAGTCAAGCCAAATTAG
- a CDS encoding FtsX-like permease family protein, with protein MASVARKNLFEDIPRFLVAQAGIMFAVSLVTIQTGILNGFSRSTSTLVDGSRADIWVGAQEMVNLQLTLPIPAGMVQQAQAVEGVAVAEAMITRTTTWRSPSGDISTVQIMGFDPASSLFNYGNLSEGRVEDLQQPYTVIPDQANRASIHVSQVGDRANIGSLPTRVVGFTRGTQSIASSTYVFTSLKNANAYLNSAYTSTTSCRLQDGQLICSNLFERTINPDAVPEPRPLSPTDVITYVLVKAEPGTDLEALKRRLEQALPNTKAYTKEEMSNLTQRYWVQRTGIGFVLGLGATVGVIVGMVIVGQILYSSVADHIREFGTLKAMGASDWVIYRIIIEQALWMAILGYIPSVALCLGLGAWTFATQGITILITPMTAIGILGITVGMCVTSALFAIQKVTHVDPAIVFKA; from the coding sequence ATGGCTTCAGTTGCTCGCAAAAACCTATTTGAGGATATTCCCCGGTTTCTCGTTGCCCAGGCCGGGATTATGTTTGCCGTTAGCTTGGTAACGATTCAGACAGGCATTTTGAACGGATTTAGCCGCTCAACCAGCACCTTAGTTGACGGCTCTAGGGCAGACATTTGGGTTGGGGCCCAGGAAATGGTGAATCTACAGCTCACGCTTCCAATTCCGGCAGGAATGGTGCAGCAGGCACAAGCAGTAGAAGGTGTAGCCGTGGCTGAGGCGATGATTACGCGAACTACAACGTGGCGGAGTCCCAGCGGCGACATTTCCACCGTGCAAATTATGGGGTTCGACCCGGCTAGTAGTCTATTTAACTATGGAAACTTGTCGGAGGGTAGGGTAGAGGATTTGCAGCAGCCCTACACCGTGATCCCAGATCAAGCAAACCGAGCGTCGATTCATGTCAGCCAAGTGGGCGATCGCGCCAATATCGGCTCATTGCCAACACGAGTGGTCGGCTTTACGCGAGGCACACAATCGATTGCATCCAGCACCTACGTTTTTACTTCCCTCAAAAACGCAAATGCTTATCTGAATTCTGCTTATACGTCCACCACAAGCTGCCGCTTACAGGACGGTCAACTGATTTGCAGCAACCTGTTTGAGCGGACGATCAATCCCGATGCTGTGCCAGAACCTCGCCCCCTCTCTCCCACAGATGTCATTACCTACGTCTTAGTCAAAGCAGAACCCGGAACCGATCTGGAAGCGCTTAAGCGCCGATTAGAACAAGCCTTGCCCAATACCAAGGCTTATACCAAAGAAGAGATGTCTAATTTGACACAGAGGTATTGGGTGCAGCGCACGGGGATCGGCTTTGTATTAGGCTTAGGTGCTACTGTGGGTGTCATTGTGGGAATGGTAATTGTAGGACAAATTTTATACTCATCGGTCGCCGACCATATTCGAGAATTTGGCACGTTGAAAGCAATGGGCGCATCCGACTGGGTAATTTATCGCATCATCATCGAGCAAGCGCTATGGATGGCAATTTTGGGCTATATTCCCAGCGTGGCGCTGTGTCTAGGGTTAGGAGCCTGGACTTTTGCAACGCAGGGCATCACGATTCTGATTACACCAATGACCGCCATTGGCATTTTGGGCATTACGGTTGGAATGTGCGTTACTTCAGCACTGTTTGCAATTCAGAAAGTGACCCATGTTGACCCAGCTATTGTGTTCAAGGCTTAG
- a CDS encoding ABC transporter permease — protein sequence MPQPPERLARRRGLLPYIRRHLRVLGLFWETAIAAELEYRINFVLATLSSLGSLAGSLFGLFLFYRTGYSFQGWSWEEALVVLAMFTLLQGFSATFLSPNLSQIVKQVQLGTLDFVLLKPISAQFWLSTRTVSPWGIPDLMFGLIMLGYAGSRLGLPVGVYGIGAIALALGLVTLYSLWFILGATSIWFVKVYNVTEVLRGLLEAGRFPTAAYPAAYRFFFTFIVPVAFLTTIPAEALLGRTAWGWIGASAGLAIALFLFAQQFWRFALRFYTSASS from the coding sequence ATGCCACAGCCTCCTGAAAGGCTTGCAAGAAGACGTGGACTGCTGCCCTATATCCGCCGTCATCTGCGCGTGCTGGGGCTATTCTGGGAAACGGCGATCGCTGCCGAGTTGGAATATCGGATTAACTTTGTGCTGGCCACGCTCAGCAGCTTGGGCAGTTTGGCAGGTAGCCTGTTCGGACTGTTTCTCTTTTACCGCACAGGCTACAGCTTTCAGGGATGGAGTTGGGAAGAGGCACTGGTCGTGCTGGCCATGTTCACGCTGCTCCAGGGCTTTTCCGCCACCTTCCTCTCGCCCAACCTCAGTCAGATTGTGAAACAGGTGCAGTTGGGCACACTGGATTTTGTTTTGCTAAAGCCCATCAGCGCCCAGTTCTGGCTGTCTACACGCACCGTGTCGCCTTGGGGCATCCCTGATCTGATGTTTGGGTTAATAATGCTGGGCTATGCCGGATCGCGGCTGGGGCTGCCCGTGGGGGTGTACGGCATTGGGGCGATCGCCCTTGCCCTGGGGCTGGTCACCCTCTACAGCCTGTGGTTCATCCTGGGAGCCACTAGCATCTGGTTCGTCAAGGTGTACAACGTGACGGAAGTGCTGCGGGGTCTGCTGGAGGCGGGGCGCTTTCCTACGGCTGCCTATCCCGCCGCTTATCGATTTTTCTTTACCTTCATCGTGCCCGTGGCGTTTCTCACCACGATTCCGGCAGAGGCGCTGCTGGGTCGCACTGCCTGGGGCTGGATTGGCGCGTCTGCTGGGCTGGCGATCGCCCTATTCCTCTTTGCCCAACAGTTCTGGCGCTTCGCCCTGCGGTTCTACACCAGCGCCTCCAGCTAG
- a CDS encoding Uma2 family endonuclease produces the protein MVTTSQQVLTIPPLENGDRLSRAEFERRYKAMPELRKAELVEGVVYMASPPRIKSHGEPHGNVVTWLGTYKAFTPGLILGIEPTVRLDPDNEPQPDAVLFIPGQRANISRDDYIEGAPDLIVEIAASSAALDLHDKKRVYRRNQVQEYLVWCTLEGQLDWFALEAEEYRAIAPDEAGIIQSRVFPGLWLAADALLAGDLPKVLSTLQAGLAIAAHQAFVQRFSALST, from the coding sequence ATGGTGACCACTTCTCAGCAAGTTCTGACAATTCCTCCGCTGGAAAATGGCGATCGCCTCTCTCGTGCCGAGTTTGAACGGCGATATAAAGCGATGCCGGAGTTGAGGAAGGCCGAACTGGTGGAAGGAGTGGTCTATATGGCATCCCCGCCGCGAATCAAAAGTCACGGCGAACCGCACGGCAATGTGGTTACCTGGCTAGGAACCTACAAAGCCTTTACCCCAGGGTTAATCCTTGGCATTGAGCCGACCGTGCGCCTTGACCCCGATAATGAACCCCAACCCGACGCGGTGCTGTTTATTCCCGGACAGCGCGCCAATATTAGCCGGGATGACTATATCGAAGGTGCGCCAGACCTCATTGTCGAAATTGCTGCCAGCAGCGCCGCCCTTGACCTGCATGACAAAAAGCGGGTCTATCGCCGCAATCAGGTTCAGGAATACCTCGTCTGGTGCACGCTGGAAGGTCAGCTAGACTGGTTTGCGCTGGAGGCAGAGGAATATAGAGCGATCGCCCCCGACGAGGCGGGTATCATTCAAAGCCGGGTGTTTCCGGGTCTGTGGCTGGCGGCTGATGCGCTGCTGGCGGGCGATCTGCCGAAAGTCTTGTCCACTCTTCAGGCGGGACTGGCGATCGCCGCCCACCAAGCCTTTGTGCAACGCTTCTCTGCGTTATCTACCTGA
- the argH gene encoding argininosuccinate lyase yields the protein MVNPSPQQTWSQRFESALHPAIARFNASIGFDIELIEYDLTGSQAHAKMLAHTGIISPEEGEQLVTGLEQIRQEYRSGQFNPGIDAEDVHFAVERRLTEIVGDVGKKLHTARSRNDQVGTDTRLYLRDQIGQIRQQLRQFQSVLFALAEQHVETLIPGYTHLQRAQPLSLAHHLLAYFDMAQRDWERLGDVYRRVDLLPLGSGALAGTTFPIDRHYSAELLGFGGVYSNSLDGVSDRDFAIEFLCAASLIMVHLSRLSEEVILWASEEFSFVTLKDSCSTGSSIMPQKKNPDVPELVRGKTGRVFGHLQALLVLMKGLPLAYNKDLQEDKEALFDAVKTVRGCLEAMTILLQEGMEFRTERLNSAVAEDFSNATDVADYLAAKGVPFREAYNLVGKVVKTSLAAGKLLKDLTLEEWQSLHPAFENDIYEAIAPARVVSARNSYGGTGFDQVRQALDRARAHLSEP from the coding sequence TTGGTCAATCCTTCTCCGCAGCAAACCTGGAGCCAGCGATTTGAGTCGGCTTTGCATCCGGCGATCGCCCGCTTTAACGCCAGCATCGGCTTCGACATCGAGCTAATCGAATATGACCTAACGGGTTCGCAAGCCCACGCCAAAATGCTGGCCCACACAGGCATTATCTCTCCCGAAGAGGGCGAACAGTTGGTGACCGGGCTAGAGCAAATTCGCCAGGAATATCGATCGGGACAGTTTAACCCCGGCATCGACGCGGAGGACGTGCATTTTGCTGTGGAGCGACGGCTGACAGAAATCGTCGGCGATGTGGGCAAAAAGCTGCACACAGCGCGATCGCGCAATGACCAGGTAGGCACCGACACGCGGCTTTATCTGCGCGACCAAATTGGGCAAATCCGCCAGCAGTTGCGCCAGTTTCAGTCGGTGCTATTTGCTCTGGCAGAGCAGCACGTCGAAACGCTGATTCCCGGCTACACGCACCTGCAACGGGCGCAGCCGCTCAGTTTGGCGCACCACCTGCTGGCCTATTTCGACATGGCGCAGCGCGACTGGGAGCGGCTGGGCGATGTGTATCGCCGGGTTGACCTGCTGCCGCTGGGGTCTGGGGCGCTGGCAGGCACAACCTTTCCGATCGATCGCCACTATTCCGCCGAGCTACTGGGCTTTGGCGGCGTATATTCCAACAGCTTAGACGGGGTGAGCGATCGCGACTTCGCAATCGAGTTCCTCTGCGCCGCCAGCCTGATCATGGTTCACCTGTCGCGCCTGTCGGAGGAGGTGATCCTCTGGGCATCGGAGGAATTTAGCTTCGTAACGCTGAAAGATAGCTGTTCCACAGGGTCCAGCATCATGCCCCAAAAGAAAAATCCCGACGTGCCAGAACTGGTGCGCGGCAAAACCGGGCGCGTGTTTGGGCACTTGCAAGCCCTGTTGGTGCTGATGAAAGGATTGCCGCTGGCCTACAACAAAGACTTGCAGGAAGACAAGGAAGCTCTGTTCGACGCGGTAAAGACGGTGCGCGGCTGCTTGGAGGCTATGACCATCCTGCTGCAAGAGGGCATGGAGTTTCGCACCGAGCGGCTAAACAGCGCCGTTGCCGAAGACTTTTCCAACGCGACCGACGTGGCGGACTACCTCGCCGCCAAGGGCGTGCCTTTCCGCGAGGCATACAATCTGGTGGGCAAAGTTGTGAAAACCTCTCTGGCGGCAGGCAAACTGCTAAAAGACCTGACGCTAGAAGAGTGGCAGTCGCTGCATCCCGCCTTTGAGAATGACATCTACGAGGCGATCGCCCCTGCCCGCGTTGTCTCCGCCCGCAACAGCTACGGCGGCACAGGGTTTGACCAGGTTCGTCAGGCACTTGATCGGGCCCGCGCTCACCTCAGCGAACCTTAG
- a CDS encoding NF041680 family putative transposase: MIFNELQQFRQTLYASLGNARDALFDLMDAVLVSACIVSFVRLSQSPVFRRQWSSTYEALRDSRLPRSKVLKLLVQQIPTQQQPLLAGDASRWNRPAARRLKDRTLSGRTGHAPIAGQNYSTLAWIAEDRGSWALPLRHERITSFETPASKAAFQLKQVTRQLAVRPLAIYDRGYGNASFVNQTAGIEADLLLRVTSNRCVYGAPPAYRGRGAPAKHGHKMKLNDPDTWSVPVETVEVDDPNWGRVRVSRWSAYHFRKSPKRAMEVLRVEVLETQSSTRRLAPLWLVWLGEQMPPLETLWLHYLRRFAIEHWYRFAKQRLYWTHPQFSSVSATEQWSSLMPLLSWQLWLARKDCTDHPLPWQAPQETLTPGRVAQAFAGILAVIGTPAPAPKPRGKSPGRGKGHKPTPRPCYPMVKKRASKRKTSEQSLNSPVATAA, from the coding sequence ATGATTTTCAACGAACTTCAGCAATTTCGCCAAACGTTGTATGCCAGCTTGGGAAACGCCAGAGATGCCCTGTTTGATCTGATGGATGCCGTGTTAGTGAGTGCGTGCATCGTGTCGTTTGTGAGGCTATCGCAGAGTCCTGTCTTTCGTCGCCAGTGGTCGAGCACCTATGAAGCGTTGCGCGATAGCCGCCTACCCCGATCAAAGGTGCTGAAGCTGTTGGTGCAGCAGATACCGACTCAGCAGCAACCGTTGTTGGCAGGTGATGCGAGTCGGTGGAACCGTCCTGCTGCCAGGCGTTTGAAAGACCGCACCTTATCAGGCAGAACAGGACATGCCCCGATAGCCGGACAAAACTACAGTACCTTAGCCTGGATTGCTGAAGACAGGGGCAGTTGGGCATTACCATTGCGGCATGAGCGCATCACCAGCTTTGAAACACCCGCCAGTAAAGCGGCATTCCAACTCAAACAAGTGACTCGGCAGTTAGCGGTGCGTCCGTTGGCGATCTACGACCGAGGGTACGGCAATGCCAGTTTTGTCAACCAAACGGCAGGGATTGAGGCAGACTTGCTGCTGCGGGTTACATCCAATCGATGTGTCTATGGCGCGCCCCCAGCGTATCGAGGGCGAGGCGCACCTGCCAAGCATGGACATAAGATGAAACTCAATGACCCTGACACTTGGAGTGTCCCGGTCGAAACCGTTGAAGTCGATGATCCCAACTGGGGACGAGTGCGGGTCAGTCGTTGGAGTGCATACCATTTCCGCAAATCCCCCAAACGGGCAATGGAAGTGTTGCGCGTGGAGGTGCTGGAGACACAGAGCAGCACGCGACGCTTGGCTCCTTTGTGGTTAGTTTGGCTGGGTGAGCAGATGCCTCCGTTAGAAACCCTGTGGTTGCACTACCTCCGTCGCTTTGCCATTGAACACTGGTATCGCTTTGCCAAGCAGAGGCTATATTGGACACATCCCCAGTTCAGTTCTGTATCGGCAACCGAACAGTGGAGCAGCCTGATGCCGTTGCTCAGTTGGCAGTTGTGGTTAGCGCGAAAGGACTGTACTGACCACCCCTTGCCCTGGCAGGCACCGCAAGAAACGTTGACTCCGGGTCGGGTCGCACAAGCGTTTGCAGGCATTTTGGCAGTGATTGGCACCCCTGCTCCTGCGCCTAAACCTCGTGGTAAATCGCCAGGACGAGGCAAGGGGCACAAGCCAACTCCTCGTCCCTGCTATCCGATGGTCAAAAAACGAGCCTCGAAACGCAAGACATCCGAACAATCCCTGAACAGTCCGGTTGCAACAGCAGCTTAA